A stretch of Cicer arietinum cultivar CDC Frontier isolate Library 1 chromosome 5, Cicar.CDCFrontier_v2.0, whole genome shotgun sequence DNA encodes these proteins:
- the LOC101511673 gene encoding F-box/FBD/LRR-repeat protein At3g51530-like, which yields MKPKFFLILVFYAFSSLFHVEADSEFVETRGVQLMLNGSPYYANGFNAYWLMYVASDPSQRNKVSSTFQEASNHGLNIAITWAFSDGGYKPLQYSPGSYNEDMFQKSPSSFQVPTFHNLTQMELFFNFFIFINYKIYRDWPHKWRWMLEVLRQSPKLQRLIIHEEEKEIENEFDEENWEDPQVVPECLSSQLKTCLFTNCRGRECQLQFVEYVMLNSKVLRTMTIHTASCIDLKTKYQILKKLAVCPRSCNLMFD from the exons atgaagCCTAAGTTCTTTCTAATTCTAGTTTTCTATGCATTCTCATCACTATTCCACGTAGAAGCAGATAGTGAGTTTGTGGAAACAAGAGGAGTGCAGCTTATGCTAAACGGAAGCCCCTATTATGCAAATGGTTTTAATGCATATTGGTTAATGTATGTTGCTTCTGATCCATCTCAAAGAAACAAGGTTTCATCAACGTTTCAAGAGGCTTCAAATCATGGACTTAACATAGCAATTACTTGGGCTTTTAGTGATGGTGGTTATAAACCACTACAATACTCTCCTGGATCCTACAATGAGGATATGTTCCAG AAATCGCCCTCCTCTTTCCAAGTCCCCACTTTTCACAATCTAACTCAAATGGAGCTattctttaacttttttatctttattaattataaaatttatcgtGACTGGCCTCACAAGTGGAGGTGGATGCTAGAAGTGCTTCGACAAAGTCCCAAGCTTCAACGTCTCATCATTCATGAG GAGGAGAAAGAGatagaaaatgaatttgatgAGGAAAATTGGGAGGACCCACAAGTAGTTCCAGAATGTCTTTCAAGTCAGCTTAAAACTTGCTTGTTTACAAATTGTAGAGGTAGAGAGTGTCAGCTTCAATTTGTCGAATACGTTATGCTAAATTCAAAAGTACTACGTACCATGACAATTCATACTGCCTCTTGCATagatttaaagacaaagtaccaaatattaaagaaattagCTGTGTGTCCAAGGAGTTGTAATCTTATGTTCGATTGA